GGACCCTGCAAAGGCCAAGAGCTCATAAGTGGGACTGTGTAGATGTGAGCAACAGCTAGAGTCACGTATGCTGAGGCTGTTTCCATTTTAAGATTCTGAGACGGGGCCTCTGCAGCGTTAGCCAGGAAGACGCACTGATTCTAGGGGACAGAGCTGTGTGATAACCTGCATTGTGTAGTCCAGTCCTGAAGAACTATGGGGCACTGTAAGGGGAAGTGTAATGAGTAATTTGGGCCACAGCTCCTTTTGTTCTAGAAATACTATCTAAATGCAGACTTGACTGCTTGCACATGAAGACATTGCCTGGAGTTCCTCGTGCTCTGAGTGCTCCATCTTTTCGACCACAATATGATGTACAGTTAGTGCCTGATAGATCTATGCAAAAGTCAGAAATTCAGTCaaagaaaaattttcctaatCCTTTTGACCTAGATGTGCAATTTTTAATGTAGTCTTTCATTTATTCCCATTACTGAGTTAAACGGCTCTAGAGAACAAATTCTTCTTTGCTTCTGAGATGATTTATCACAACTCTTCTCTTACTTCAGCCATCTTACCATTTTACTAGGAGATGGTAGTTTTCCACCAGCAAGTCACGGGACACACACAGTGAAAAGATGTGTTGTTAGCACAAATCTCATGGGCTGGGAGGAGTTATCCCTGTGCTTAGCAGCTGTCAGGAAAATCTAGCACAACtatccatggaaaaaaaattactgaagataattttctgtatctctagaaaacaaaatgactTCTCATGAAGACCTGTGATTTACGAGTGAAGGGAGGCTGGTAGCTGAGGATTGAGCTAGCAAGGAATAAAGAGGTCTAAATGACAGATTTGGGCTGCAGTCAAGTCTACCCACAAATCCGGAGGAAATACAGCTACAGATAAATAAACCCAAACACATGAGAGTTGCCAAGAAtaacaggaaataaattttcttttaatatttttgggTGCATTATATGGACTCTAGTATTAAAACTGTTCTCTTGGAGAGGAGCACCTCTTCCTGCCCCTGCTGAATGTAAGGAACAGAAAGGTTTCTGACCACTCCCCAAACAGTATGAACGTTAGATTTGTATATACACTACAGTAGCTATGTTATACAGTTATATATCTATATTTATATCGGCTTACATTCAACTCTAGATACAGAGTGGAGTCTTGGCCTAGTCCAATTTCCAAGAGCTCCCTCTAACATCTCGTCTCCATCCCACTTCCCTCCACACACGCAAATTCTACAGGCATCCCGGCATAGAAGTCAGTATCTGCCAGTGGCTTGAATGTCTTTGAGATCAAGCTCTTAGTGCCCTCCTCTCTACAGAAACATGCATACTCTCAGTACAGAGaaattcttcctcctttcctagTCTCATGACCCTTGAGTAGTCAAGAGAAGTATCATCCTCTGTGTAGGGATGCTATGCCTCTATGCATAGGATGAAATTCCAGTCATTGCACAGCTTGGAAGTCTTTCTTCTGTACACTGGATTAACATAGAGAGATTTAGCTCATCTATGGCCAGTTTTGACTGTATATGAAACAAATTCTTGTCTGCACAGGGTCGTCTTACCCTACGTAGAGGTTGTAACCAGCTTCTTGCTGCATACAGCAGAATTTGAGTGCAGGGGAGAGGTTCTTacattgttttgcctttttttgtagGCATCTGTGCATTTGCCTCTGTGCAGCAAATTGTCCCCTATATTGTGTGATTGTGActctgtgcagcagagcagtgcttCTGCAAGCTGAATGATAGTCAGCAGCAGAGAATATTATACAAAGGGTGTGAATGCATACTCTAGCAAACTAGCTTTCTGTTGGGAACAGTGTTTAGAGGGCCTAGAGGTCTCACTgatctgctgctgcagtgagcTAAGCTGCTCAGCTCAGATGCCTCACAGAATCATGCCACTAGGAGTCACACAAAGTGATTAATACTCTTCAGACTGCTCTTCCCCGCTTACCCAACCCAGTCTCATAGTGAAAACTGCCCATTTAGCTGGAAGCATTACCCATATagttgaaaatgttttccatatATCTGGAAAGCAAAGTTCTTGAGTAGACCACAGACATCCAGTGCTACCAGAGTGAATTCTTTTCCCCAGGATGGCCTGCTTATATCTACAGATACCTCTACCTCCCCACCAGCACCTGGCTCTGTGCAGGTCAGCACAGACAGAGAGCCCCCAGGAAAACCCAGGGACCCCAGATAATTATCTTCTCCCACATCCCATTCCAATTTGCCACTCCTTTCCGCTTTGTGCAGGAGCTCCCAGGTCAGGAGGTAGGAACTCCAGTGGAGACATTAAAAGCAGGCTCAGCAACTGGAAAGTGTGGAGGTAGCCAGACCACAACAGGTCACCAGGACAAGGTAATTCATTGCAAGTTCCCAGTTCTGCGAGGACACATGGGTTCTTTATGGGTTTATGGGTCTTTATGGGTCTCTTGGGTTTAGGAGCAGAGGCAGCCATACTTCTTGCTCCCTGGAACTTGCCTGAAATGGGCATCAAAAGATTTCTTCAATGTGAAGGGAGGGACAAGgtgggggaaaggaaaggaaaggagggagcgGAAAAGGCAGCTCTCTGTTCCAATGTAATCTTCTTGAGAAAACTATATTGCCATATTAAATCCAGAATTCTTCTTAGTTGTGTGTGAGGGAGGCAATGGACTTGAGACAAAGAACTTCCCAGAGGCAGTTATAAATGATCTGCTGCCATACAGGGACAATGAGGTTTGTCTTGAGTTGAGGACAGCTCATTTCCCAGTTCTCTCATTTCTCTGAGGGCAGCAGACACAGGAGGAGActgtgctatcacacagcaaaCTCAGTGGCTCAGGAAGACCAGAGAGGCTTAGACTGACTAACCATATCCGAACTCATACTGATGCCATGCAAGAAACCTAGGCCAGGATTCCTAGGACATAAAGGTTTGCACTCCTCCACATAAGATGCGGTTTAGGGTGACTCTACCCTTGGGGAAGACTACAACATGTTTCTCTTCAGGGACAAAGCAAGAGCATATGCAGCACATTTATAAGGACCTCTGGGAAATGAGATCACGGCCTGTGAAACAGAAtttgagagaaaagaagggatAACCCTACAGATTTAGAAGACTGTGACAGACTAGCAGTGGGGCAATTCTGTGTACTGCAGCACCTGAAGAAGATGTAGGGGAAGGTAGAGAAGCGGGGAAATGGTGGGAAAACAACAATCAAGCATGACTTGTCTTGGGCTGTAGGTAGTAGATGacgctttctcttctcttcctttttctctcctgctgttGGAAGCTCACAGAGCATCAGGCCTTCTGCGCTGGTGCTCCAGGAGCTGTCTGCAAGGGAGATGCAGGGGTTGCTCAGACCGGCGGAGACGTCGAGAAGGCAGGCCAGCCAGCTGGCGACAGATCTCAtctgaagacacagaagacacacaaaTGTTGAGAGATAATCAAACTTTCCTTTAAATTCTTCACCACCAGAATAGTTAGAGGTATTTCCTTCACTGCATCTACAGAAACTGTTGACACTGCTGAATCCTCATACATGAGGCAAAGCAAACAAGGCTTTAGCTtttattcatttccttctggttttattcCTATCTATCTAATGCATAGTAATATCACTCATATTTTGCTGCAACAAAGACTACATTAGAAATCTAAACTGGATCCTGTTTCTATTCCTGATTAGAAATACTGAGAGTTACTCTTTAACCTCAACAGAATGCAATTTTGAATAAGTGTGTATCTGGAGCTAGTAGAGCATGATCAAGATCGAGGAAGGCAGAGTTCTCATACTTCTTGGCAGTACAATATCTCCCTTCCAGTGTTTTTCATGGCATGCATACTGGATGCAAGGCTGCGTGGCATTAGAGCTCACACAAACCAAGTCCTGAGAAACTACTACATATGGACTGGGGCTGGGTAATTAGTTAGCTAGAAGACTAGTTAGATGATTGCTACTGCTATCACTCACCTTGCATAACCTCATTTTCCTTGCAGACCATGCGAGTGCACACCTCCTTGTTTATTATGTACATGCGACGCACACTGAGGGATCACCAGGATGGTAAAGAAAGGCACagggatcaaaaaaaaaaaaaagggatataGGCAATAAGCATGTACATTCACTGACTGAGGAGGCAAATCTTAAATTTTTAGAACTAGTCAGTCTAGAATAAGGCTGTTGTCGATAGGAAGATAATCTTTATCAAGACTTTATTGAACAGCCAAATACCTTAAATATGGATTAAAAGATAGGGCACATTACAGCTTCTTAGTGCTGCATAGATAAAAGCTATTGTACTGTTTTAAATAACCACCCTAAAAGGACCCTTTGAGGACATGCTTCATCTCACCAAGTGGTTCCCTGAGGGAACTTCCAGTCCTCAAAGGAAACAACTGCTGAACTGCATATGCTGTTTCTGAAGAGTTTTGAGGGCTTTTCTTAGGGACTGCTGGTTTCTTACCTTGTAACACAGAGGTAGCTGATACACTGCTTTACCGGTTTGTGAACGGAGTACAGGCGTGTGCAAGGGAACTTTTCTTCACGACAATCt
This genomic window from Phaenicophaeus curvirostris isolate KB17595 chromosome 1, BPBGC_Pcur_1.0, whole genome shotgun sequence contains:
- the MFAP5 gene encoding microfibrillar-associated protein 5; protein product: MKTSGISVLLCLLALFLSPADWFSRVVNGQELESATGEIGTDSLIGTSAAAVTPPVLLSPVQSDSETTTASSDCREEKFPCTRLYSVHKPVKQCISYLCVTSVRRMYIINKEVCTRMVCKENEVMQDEICRQLAGLPSRRLRRSEQPLHLPCRQLLEHQRRRPDAL